From Arachis stenosperma cultivar V10309 chromosome 2, arast.V10309.gnm1.PFL2, whole genome shotgun sequence, one genomic window encodes:
- the LOC130963118 gene encoding disease resistance protein At4g27190-like, whose protein sequence is MDILIAVAAKIAEYTIAPIGRQVGYLIFYKAKFKELRDRVSDLEYKRDEIKQRVEEERRNGKTTFDVVQNWLKNVDDAIGEATQLQNDPRRAEAGCSRWSFPNVVTHHQLSRKATKVAQKVVQVRGGGDFSQVAYRPKLDAVSAFTTRSSQNLEPRKPIMENIMHALRDPKVSMVGVYGLGGVGKTTLVEEVYHIAKENQLFDEVVMATISKTPDIKTVQEEIADQLGLRFEEVTVAGRAPRLYQRIKKEKTILLILDDIWEALDLKKVGIPSDGEHNGCKLLMTSRTLDLLRQMGVKEHFRLEVLNEEESWSLFQSKANNLDKELDKHQIAFQLAKRCAGLPILIVTMARSLIDQNIHAWKDALSQLEKVDNEELQEITYSALELSYKRLKDNEMKAFFLLCATIGKDPSVNYLFKYGIGLGIFNSTNIMEGARNRLHNMISALKASCLLLVDNTSTTRVKMHDVVREVAISIAYKDYHILAKYGDGDNLREFPKMDILSNCSQIILRYGAFRQLPEKLDAHNLKIFYLSNFDLSLEIPNFFFAETKFLEVLDLTGLNLTSLPTSFLSLTNLKTLCLDQCVLENIDAVGALKNLKILSLWGSSMIKLSSEIGKLSHLRMLDLSDSGIEIIPAGVISSLIKLEELYMGNTSIKWKIENSDNQDENASLDELRQLSNLTSLELQIQEAWMLPRDLMFHKLERFKIVIGDVWEWADIDDVTLKTLKLKLGTNIHLEHGIKGLMRRAENLYLDEVEGISNVLYQLNGDGFPQLKHLHIQNNALIQHIIDFIERSHIPTPFPNLEKLVIQNLGKMEKICHGPLAVGFFAKLLAIKVEKCNKVKYLLFVSMVKGMPQLAELEISKCNLMEKVVFEDDDASAMNDETGETIQFPLLHSLTLQHLDALECFYSHPPTSSPISLFNNQAKC, encoded by the exons atggatattCTCATTGCAGTTGCTGCAAAAATAGCTGAGTACACTATAGCACCTATTGGAAGGCAAGTTGGTTATCTAATTTTCTACAAAGCCAAATTTAAAGAGCTAAGAGACCGTGTCAGTGATCTTGAGTACAAAAGAGACGAAATCAAGCAACGtgttgaagaagaaagaaggaatggGAAAACAACTTTTGATGTTGTGCAGAATTGGTTGAAGAATGTGGATGATGCCATTGGAGAGGCAACTCAACTTCAAAATGATCCTCGTCGTGCAGAGGCTGGATGTTCTAGATGGTCATTTCCTAATGTGGTGACACACCATCAACTCAGTAGAAAAGCTACAAAAGTTGCCCAAAAAGTTGTTCAAGTACGGGGAGGAGGGGACTTTTCCCAGGTAGCTTACCGTCCTAAACTTGATGCAGTGTCAGCATTTACTACAAGGAGTAGTCAAAACTTGGAGCCAAGAAAACCAATTATGGAGAATATAATGCATGCTCTAAGAGACCCCAAAGTAAGCATGGTTGGAGTCTACGGGCTTGGTGGTGTTGGTAAGACCACTCTCGTTGAAGAAGTTTATCATATAGCTAAGGAAAACCAATTGTTTGATGAGGTGGTAATGGCCACCATATCCAAAACACCAGACATCAAAACCGTTCAAGAGGAGATTGCTGATCAGTTGGGTCTTCGTTTTGAAGAGGTAACTGTTGCTGGTAGAGCACCTCGCCTATACCAGAGAATCAAAAAGGAGAAAACCATCCTTCTCATACTGGATGATATTTGGGAAGCCCTTGACTTGAAGAAAGTAGGCATTCCCTCTGATGGTGAACATAATGGCTGCAAATTATTGATGACTTCTAGAACCTTAGATTTGCTTCGACAGATGGGAGTCAAAGAACATTTTAGACTAGAAGTTTTAAATGAAGAAGAATCGTGGAGCTTGTTCCAATCTAAGGCTAATAATTTAGACAAAGAACTTGACAAGCATCAAATTGCATTCCAGTTGGCAAAAAGGTGTGCAGGATTGCCTATTCTCATAGTTACTATGGCGCGCTCATTGATAGATCAAAACATTCATGCGTGGAAAGATGCTTTGAGCCAATTAGAAAAAGTTGACAATGAAGAGTTGCAGGAGATAACTTATTCAGCTTTGGAGTTAAGTTACAAAAGGCTAAAAGACAATGAAATGAAAGCTTTTTTCTTGCTCTGTGCAACAATTGGTAAAGATCCTTCTGTCAATTACCTATTCAAATATGGAATAGGTCTAGGTATATTCAACAGCACAAATATAATGGAAGGTGCCAGAAATAGACTTCACAACATGATAAGTGCATTAAAGGCATCTTGTTTGTTGTTAGTAGATAACACAAGCACAACAAGGGTCAAAATGCATGATGTTGTTCGTGAAGTAGCTATCTCCATCGCTTATAAGGATTATCACATATTAGCCAAGTACGGAGACGGAGATAATTTGAGGGAATTTCCCAAAATGGATATTCTTAGCAACTGCTCCCAGATCATTCTGCGCTATGGTGCTTTTCGCCAGCTTCCTGAAAAGTTAGATGCTCAtaatctaaaaattttctaCTTGAGTAATTTTGATCTATCTTTGGAAATCCCTAATTTCTTTTTTGCGGAAACAAAATTTCTTGAAGTTTTAGATTTAACAGGCTTGAACTTGACTTCACTGCCCACTTCTTTTCTTTCCCTAACTAATCTTAAAACTTTGTGTTTGGATCAATGTGTTCTGGAAAATATTGATGCAGTAGGagctttaaaaaatttaaaaatactgaGTCTCTGGGGGTCATCGATGATAAAACTTTCAAGTGAAATAGGGAAATTGAGTCATTTAAGAATGCTGGATTTGAGTGATTCAGGGATTGAAATCATCCCAGCAGGCGTCATATCAAGCTTGATCAAATTGGAGGAGTTATACATGGGCAATACTTCCATTAAGTGGAAGATTGAGAATTCAGACAATCAAGATGAAAATGCCAGCCTTGATGAACTTCGTCAGTTGTCAAACCTAACAAGTCTAGAGCTACAGATACAAGAGGCATGGATGTTGCCAAGAGACTTGATGTTTCATAAATTAGAAAGGTTCAAAATTGTTATTGGAGACGTCTGGGAATGGGCTGATATTGACGACGTCACATTGAAAACATTGAAGCTCAAGCTTGGCACCAATATTCACTTGGAGCATGGGATCAAAGGATTGATGAGAAGAGCAGAGAATTTGTATTTGGATGAAGTTGAAGGCATTTCGAATGTACTCTACCAATTGAATGGGGATGGATTTCCTCAACTGAAGCACCTCCACATCCAAAATAATGCCTTAATTCAGCACATCATTGATTTTATAGAGAGGTCTCATATTCCAACCCCATTTCCAAACCTGGAAAAACTGGTGATTCAGAATCTCGGTAAGATGGAGAAAATTTGTCATGGGCCACTTGCAGTTGGTTTCTTCGCCAAGCTCCTAGCCATCAAAGTTGAAAAATGTAACAAAGTAAAATATCTTCTCTTTGTTTCCATGGTTAAAGGGATGCCTCAGCTTGCAGAGTTGGAAATTTCTAAATGCAATCTTATGGAAAAGGTAGTGTTTGAAGATGATGATGCAAGTGCAATGAATGACGAAACTGGCGAAACCATTCAGTTTCCATTGCTCCATTCTCTGACTCTACAACATTTGGATGCGCTTGAATGCTTCTATTCTCATCCGCCAACATCTTCTCCAATATCCCTTTTCAATAATCAA GCCAAATGTTAA